The proteins below come from a single Aegilops tauschii subsp. strangulata cultivar AL8/78 chromosome 6, Aet v6.0, whole genome shotgun sequence genomic window:
- the LOC109749858 gene encoding protein LAZ1 homolog 2 isoform X2: MEQGGTWLETEASDHAGRRIGRADESDGSPVAWSPREAAACAAPRTRGRRATPPAAWLHLQPGTEGGPSLTSSPPSKLPISSLLPWRRRRAPQLSYPFHLSPSPSPCAISILGRRRPETELEGAGVGGGDFDGKPERFLRRCREFLTVVVAVRSPELSARDQCTWDEPMTSNESSSFQGFYRNLHTPAVLIGAGFVLVALLISLWLILQHLRSYRNPSEQKWIIAVLFMVPVYASESIISLWHSEFSLACDILRNCYEAFALYAFGRYLVACLGGERQVVGLLEKERMEELSEQLLESQEKAKYRNRSRLGDFFCDPNALGESLYTIIKFGLVQYMILKTLCAFLAFVLELFGAYGDGEFKWNYGQTWALYCLVKFYNATHERLQAIRPLAKFISFKAIVFATWWQGIGITIICHTGLLPKEGKVQNGIQDFLICIEMAIAAIAHAFVFGVEPYQHIPVHDREHEEVTREESKMEVTVDVHDESDAVPATVEQKETNVKTPGTSIRESVEDVVLGGGHHVVKDVALTISQAMEPVEKGVGKIQETFHHVSLKPGDKKEPDVEVEEHVTENVVDNGEAVAVDAEVEVETRVKDKSDGGESTERLKSKE, translated from the exons ATGGAGCAGGGGGGCACGTGGTTGGAGACCGAAGCGTCCGACCACGCCGGGCGCCGGATCGGCCGAGCGGATGAATCAGATGGTTCTCCAGTTGCCTGGAGCCCACGGGAAGCCGCCGCGTGCGCTGCGCCCCGGACACGTGGAAGGCGGGCGACGCCGCCCGCTGCATGGCTGCATCTCCAGCCGGGGACAGAGGGGGGTCCCTCGCTGACCTCTTCTCCCCCGAGCAAACTTCCCATCTCGTCTCTTCtcccgtggcggcggcggcgggcgccacAGTTGAGTTACCCATTTcacctctctccctctccctcgccctgcGCCATCTCTATCTTGGGACGCCGGCGTCCTGAGACTGAGCTTGAGGGCGCGGGCGTCGGTGGGGGTGACTTCGACGGCAAGCCGGAGCGGTTCCTGCGGCGGTGCCGCGAGTTCCTTACCGTCGTGGTCGCAGTGCGCTCCCCGGAACTGTCTGCCAG GGATCAGTGCACGTGGGATGAACCGATGACATCGAATGAATCCTCTAGTTTCCAGGGGTTTTACAGGAACCTCCACACCCCGGCGGTGCTTATCGGAGCTGGGTTCGTGCTCGTCGCGCTGCTCATCTCGCTCTGGCTCATACTGCAGCACCTTAGATCGTACAGAAACCCTTCG GAGCAGAAATGGATCATAGCTGTCCTGTTTATGGTGCCTGTATACGCATCTGAATCT ATAATATCGCTGTGGCATTCGGAATTCTCCTTGGCCTGTGATATATTGCGGAATTGTTATGAAGCATTTGCTTTGTATGCCTTTGGACGATACTTGGTTGCATGCCTGG GGGGAGAACGGCAGGTTGTTGGCCTGCTTGAAAAAGAAAGAATGGAAGAGCTAAGTGAACAGTTGCTTGAGAGTCAAGAGAAGGCAAAATATCGTAATCGAAGTAGACTGGGCGACTTCTTTTGCGATCCTAATGCACTGGGGGAGAGCTTATACACGATTATAAAATTCGGCCTTGTGCAATAT ATGATTCTAAAGACACTCTGTGCTTTCTTGGCATTCGTCTTGGAGCTTTTTGGAGCATATGGAGATGGTGAATTCAAGTGGAACTATGG CCAGACATGGGCACTGTACTGTCTGGTGAAATTTTACAACGCAACACATGAAAGGCTACAGGCAATAAGGCCACTAGCCAAGTTCATAAGTTTCAAGGCCATTGTATTCGCCACTTGGTGGCAGGGAATCGGAATCACAATCATCTGCCATACGGGGCTCCTGCCGAAGGAGGGCAAGGTGCAAAATGGGATTCAAGACTTTCTGATTTGTATCGAG ATGGCTATCGCGGCCATCGCACATGCTTTTGTCTTCGGGGTGGAGCCGTACCAGCATATCCCGGTCCATGACCGTGAGCACGAGGAGGTGACCCGTGAGGAGAGTAAAATGGAGGTGACGGTGGATGTCCACGACGAAAGCGATGCGGTGCCGGCCACTGTGGAGCAGAAAGAGACAAATGTCAAGACTCCAGGAACAAGCATCAGAGAGAGCGTTGAGGACGTCGTTCTGGGCGGTGGCCACCAT GTCGTCAAGGATGTGGCCCTGACCATCTCACAGGCGATGGAGCCCGTGGAGAAAGGCGTCGGGAAGATCCAGGAGACCTTTCATCACGTGTCGCTGAAGCCAGGGGACAAGAAGGAACCCGACGTCGAGGTGGAGGAGCATGTCACCGAGAATGTGGTGGACAACGGTGAGGCTGTTGCGGTCGATGCGGAGGTGGAAGTTGAAACAAGGGTGAAGGACAAGAGCGATGGTGGCGAATCTACGGAGAGGTTGAAATCGAAAGAATAG
- the LOC109749858 gene encoding protein LAZ1 homolog 2 isoform X1 — translation MEQGGTWLETEASDHAGRRIGRADESDGSPVAWSPREAAACAAPRTRGRRATPPAAWLHLQPGTEGGPSLTSSPPSKLPISSLLPWRRRRAPQLSYPFHLSPSPSPCAISILGRRRPETELEGAGVGGGDFDGKPERFLRRCREFLTVVVAVRSPELSARDQCTWDEPMTSNESSSFQGFYRNLHTPAVLIGAGFVLVALLISLWLILQHLRSYRNPSEQKWIIAVLFMVPVYASESIISLWHSEFSLACDILRNCYEAFALYAFGRYLVACLGGERQVVGLLEKERMEELSEQLLESQEKAKYRNRSRLGDFFCDPNALGESLYTIIKFGLVQYMILKTLCAFLAFVLELFGAYGDGEFKWNYGYPYIALVINFSQTWALYCLVKFYNATHERLQAIRPLAKFISFKAIVFATWWQGIGITIICHTGLLPKEGKVQNGIQDFLICIEMAIAAIAHAFVFGVEPYQHIPVHDREHEEVTREESKMEVTVDVHDESDAVPATVEQKETNVKTPGTSIRESVEDVVLGGGHHVVKDVALTISQAMEPVEKGVGKIQETFHHVSLKPGDKKEPDVEVEEHVTENVVDNGEAVAVDAEVEVETRVKDKSDGGESTERLKSKE, via the exons ATGGAGCAGGGGGGCACGTGGTTGGAGACCGAAGCGTCCGACCACGCCGGGCGCCGGATCGGCCGAGCGGATGAATCAGATGGTTCTCCAGTTGCCTGGAGCCCACGGGAAGCCGCCGCGTGCGCTGCGCCCCGGACACGTGGAAGGCGGGCGACGCCGCCCGCTGCATGGCTGCATCTCCAGCCGGGGACAGAGGGGGGTCCCTCGCTGACCTCTTCTCCCCCGAGCAAACTTCCCATCTCGTCTCTTCtcccgtggcggcggcggcgggcgccacAGTTGAGTTACCCATTTcacctctctccctctccctcgccctgcGCCATCTCTATCTTGGGACGCCGGCGTCCTGAGACTGAGCTTGAGGGCGCGGGCGTCGGTGGGGGTGACTTCGACGGCAAGCCGGAGCGGTTCCTGCGGCGGTGCCGCGAGTTCCTTACCGTCGTGGTCGCAGTGCGCTCCCCGGAACTGTCTGCCAG GGATCAGTGCACGTGGGATGAACCGATGACATCGAATGAATCCTCTAGTTTCCAGGGGTTTTACAGGAACCTCCACACCCCGGCGGTGCTTATCGGAGCTGGGTTCGTGCTCGTCGCGCTGCTCATCTCGCTCTGGCTCATACTGCAGCACCTTAGATCGTACAGAAACCCTTCG GAGCAGAAATGGATCATAGCTGTCCTGTTTATGGTGCCTGTATACGCATCTGAATCT ATAATATCGCTGTGGCATTCGGAATTCTCCTTGGCCTGTGATATATTGCGGAATTGTTATGAAGCATTTGCTTTGTATGCCTTTGGACGATACTTGGTTGCATGCCTGG GGGGAGAACGGCAGGTTGTTGGCCTGCTTGAAAAAGAAAGAATGGAAGAGCTAAGTGAACAGTTGCTTGAGAGTCAAGAGAAGGCAAAATATCGTAATCGAAGTAGACTGGGCGACTTCTTTTGCGATCCTAATGCACTGGGGGAGAGCTTATACACGATTATAAAATTCGGCCTTGTGCAATAT ATGATTCTAAAGACACTCTGTGCTTTCTTGGCATTCGTCTTGGAGCTTTTTGGAGCATATGGAGATGGTGAATTCAAGTGGAACTATGG ATACCCTTACATCGCTCTTGTCATTAATTTCAGCCAGACATGGGCACTGTACTGTCTGGTGAAATTTTACAACGCAACACATGAAAGGCTACAGGCAATAAGGCCACTAGCCAAGTTCATAAGTTTCAAGGCCATTGTATTCGCCACTTGGTGGCAGGGAATCGGAATCACAATCATCTGCCATACGGGGCTCCTGCCGAAGGAGGGCAAGGTGCAAAATGGGATTCAAGACTTTCTGATTTGTATCGAG ATGGCTATCGCGGCCATCGCACATGCTTTTGTCTTCGGGGTGGAGCCGTACCAGCATATCCCGGTCCATGACCGTGAGCACGAGGAGGTGACCCGTGAGGAGAGTAAAATGGAGGTGACGGTGGATGTCCACGACGAAAGCGATGCGGTGCCGGCCACTGTGGAGCAGAAAGAGACAAATGTCAAGACTCCAGGAACAAGCATCAGAGAGAGCGTTGAGGACGTCGTTCTGGGCGGTGGCCACCAT GTCGTCAAGGATGTGGCCCTGACCATCTCACAGGCGATGGAGCCCGTGGAGAAAGGCGTCGGGAAGATCCAGGAGACCTTTCATCACGTGTCGCTGAAGCCAGGGGACAAGAAGGAACCCGACGTCGAGGTGGAGGAGCATGTCACCGAGAATGTGGTGGACAACGGTGAGGCTGTTGCGGTCGATGCGGAGGTGGAAGTTGAAACAAGGGTGAAGGACAAGAGCGATGGTGGCGAATCTACGGAGAGGTTGAAATCGAAAGAATAG
- the LOC109749858 gene encoding protein LAZ1 homolog 2 isoform X3, with translation MTSNESSSFQGFYRNLHTPAVLIGAGFVLVALLISLWLILQHLRSYRNPSEQKWIIAVLFMVPVYASESIISLWHSEFSLACDILRNCYEAFALYAFGRYLVACLGGERQVVGLLEKERMEELSEQLLESQEKAKYRNRSRLGDFFCDPNALGESLYTIIKFGLVQYMILKTLCAFLAFVLELFGAYGDGEFKWNYGYPYIALVINFSQTWALYCLVKFYNATHERLQAIRPLAKFISFKAIVFATWWQGIGITIICHTGLLPKEGKVQNGIQDFLICIEMAIAAIAHAFVFGVEPYQHIPVHDREHEEVTREESKMEVTVDVHDESDAVPATVEQKETNVKTPGTSIRESVEDVVLGGGHHVVKDVALTISQAMEPVEKGVGKIQETFHHVSLKPGDKKEPDVEVEEHVTENVVDNGEAVAVDAEVEVETRVKDKSDGGESTERLKSKE, from the exons ATGACATCGAATGAATCCTCTAGTTTCCAGGGGTTTTACAGGAACCTCCACACCCCGGCGGTGCTTATCGGAGCTGGGTTCGTGCTCGTCGCGCTGCTCATCTCGCTCTGGCTCATACTGCAGCACCTTAGATCGTACAGAAACCCTTCG GAGCAGAAATGGATCATAGCTGTCCTGTTTATGGTGCCTGTATACGCATCTGAATCT ATAATATCGCTGTGGCATTCGGAATTCTCCTTGGCCTGTGATATATTGCGGAATTGTTATGAAGCATTTGCTTTGTATGCCTTTGGACGATACTTGGTTGCATGCCTGG GGGGAGAACGGCAGGTTGTTGGCCTGCTTGAAAAAGAAAGAATGGAAGAGCTAAGTGAACAGTTGCTTGAGAGTCAAGAGAAGGCAAAATATCGTAATCGAAGTAGACTGGGCGACTTCTTTTGCGATCCTAATGCACTGGGGGAGAGCTTATACACGATTATAAAATTCGGCCTTGTGCAATAT ATGATTCTAAAGACACTCTGTGCTTTCTTGGCATTCGTCTTGGAGCTTTTTGGAGCATATGGAGATGGTGAATTCAAGTGGAACTATGG ATACCCTTACATCGCTCTTGTCATTAATTTCAGCCAGACATGGGCACTGTACTGTCTGGTGAAATTTTACAACGCAACACATGAAAGGCTACAGGCAATAAGGCCACTAGCCAAGTTCATAAGTTTCAAGGCCATTGTATTCGCCACTTGGTGGCAGGGAATCGGAATCACAATCATCTGCCATACGGGGCTCCTGCCGAAGGAGGGCAAGGTGCAAAATGGGATTCAAGACTTTCTGATTTGTATCGAG ATGGCTATCGCGGCCATCGCACATGCTTTTGTCTTCGGGGTGGAGCCGTACCAGCATATCCCGGTCCATGACCGTGAGCACGAGGAGGTGACCCGTGAGGAGAGTAAAATGGAGGTGACGGTGGATGTCCACGACGAAAGCGATGCGGTGCCGGCCACTGTGGAGCAGAAAGAGACAAATGTCAAGACTCCAGGAACAAGCATCAGAGAGAGCGTTGAGGACGTCGTTCTGGGCGGTGGCCACCAT GTCGTCAAGGATGTGGCCCTGACCATCTCACAGGCGATGGAGCCCGTGGAGAAAGGCGTCGGGAAGATCCAGGAGACCTTTCATCACGTGTCGCTGAAGCCAGGGGACAAGAAGGAACCCGACGTCGAGGTGGAGGAGCATGTCACCGAGAATGTGGTGGACAACGGTGAGGCTGTTGCGGTCGATGCGGAGGTGGAAGTTGAAACAAGGGTGAAGGACAAGAGCGATGGTGGCGAATCTACGGAGAGGTTGAAATCGAAAGAATAG
- the LOC109749848 gene encoding uncharacterized protein has protein sequence MGLCASMLRRRAKQRHPEPRRGTPTALFVVRGEGDRRPEPLVLRVQDSGRPQLQKPPANVASRRHERCSRQQGADAPDRMVVSCAQPPRLGTARSTAGVEPGATPPTRKTATPAGRGAPMTPGRYGTPSTAPPTTTASPLIVPGTPASTAMTPGRPVWQRRILMGMRCELPRFSGLLLYDEHGRPMHLATPGRRNHRQGKKKTASASARTPSTTTLRDLL, from the exons ATGGGGCTGTGCGCGTCGATGCTGCGACGGAGGGCCAAGCAGCGGCACCCGGAGCCGAGGCGCGGCACGCCGACGGCGCTGTTCGTCGTCAGAGGCGAGGGCGACCGCCGGCCGGAGCCTCTGGTGCTCCGTGTGCAGGACTCCGGCCGACCGCAGCTCCAGAAACCACCTGCCAACGTGGCATCCAGGAGGCACGAGAGATGCAGCCGGCAGCAAGGCGCGGACGCGCCGGACAGGATGGTCGTCTCCTGCGCTCAGCCTCCTCGGTTGGGTACTGCCAGAAGCACCGCCGGTGTCGAGCCAGGTGCGACGCCGCCCACGCGCAAGACGGCGACGCCAGCCGGCCGAGGGGCCCCCATGACGCCGGGGCGGTACGGGACGCCGTCGACGGCACCACCAACGACAACGGCGTCGCCGCTCATAGTGCCGGGGACGCCGGCGTCGACGGCGATGACGCCGGGGCGGCCGGTGTGGCAGAGGAGGATACTGATGGGGATGCGGTGCGAGCTGCCGCGGTTCAGCGGCCTCCTGCTCTACGACGAGCACGGCCGGCCGATGCACCTCGCCACCCCGGGCCGAAGGAACCACCGCCAG GGGAAGAAGAAGACTGCCAGTGCCAGTGCCAGGACACCTTCCACCACAACCCTCAGGGACCTCCTATAG
- the LOC109749825 gene encoding uncharacterized protein isoform X2 encodes MGNVTSSVAARLAFFPPEPATYEVAAAEGGAGLRMTGVLPDANVDVHALPTRAGTRVVAAFWRYPTARLTLLYSHGNAADLGQMLGLFMELRSHLRVNIMCYDYSGYGASTGKPSEYNTYYDIEAVYDCLKKEYGIGQEDLILYGQSVGSGPTLHLASRLDKLRGVVLHSGILSGIRVLYPVKVTLWFDIFKNIDKIKQVECPVLVIHGTADDIVDFSHGKRLWELAKEKYEPLWVKGGGHCNLETYPEYIRHLRKFVNAMEKLARERATKAPQTLMI; translated from the exons ATGGGGAACGTGACGTCGTcggtggcggcgcggctggcCTTCTTCCCGCCGGAGCCGGCGACGtacgaggtggcggcggcggagggcgggGCCGGGCTGCGGATGACGGGGGTGCTGCCCGACGCCAACGTCGACGTGCACGCGCTGCCCACCAGGGCGGGGACCCGCGTCGTCGCCGCCTTCTGGCGCTACCCCACAGCGCGCCTCACGCTGCTCTACTCCCACGGCAACGCCGCCGACCTCGGCCAGATGCTCGGCCTCTTCATGGAGCTCCGCTCCCACCTCCGCGTCAACATCATGTG CTATGACTATTCAGGATATGGGGCCTCTACAGGAAAA CCATCGGAGTATAACACGTACTACGACATAGAGGCTGTCTATGACTGTTTGAAAAAGGAGTATGGGATAGGGCAAGAGGATCTGATCCTGTATGGGCAATCAGTTGGAAGCGGACCGACGTTGCACTTGGCCTCACGTTTGGATAAACTAAGAGGGGTCGTCCTTCACAGCGGCATTCTGTCAGGCATACGCGTTTTGTATCCAGTGAAAGTGACACTTTGGTTTGATATCTTCAAG AACATCGACAAAATAAAGCAAGTCGAATGTCCAGTGCTGGTTATACAT GGCACGGCGGACGACATCGTCGACTTCTCGCATGGCAAGCGCCTATGGGAGCTAGCGAAGGAGAAGTACGAGCCGCTGTGGGTCAAAGGCGGCGGCCACTGCAACCTGGAGACGTACCCCGAGTACATCCGGCACCTGCGGAAGTTCGTGAACGCGATGGAGAAGCTGGCGAGGGAGCGAGCGACAAAGGCGCCCCAG ACACTGATGATCTGA
- the LOC109749825 gene encoding uncharacterized protein isoform X1 → MGNVTSSVAARLAFFPPEPATYEVAAAEGGAGLRMTGVLPDANVDVHALPTRAGTRVVAAFWRYPTARLTLLYSHGNAADLGQMLGLFMELRSHLRVNIMCYDYSGYGASTGKPSEYNTYYDIEAVYDCLKKEYGIGQEDLILYGQSVGSGPTLHLASRLDKLRGVVLHSGILSGIRVLYPVKVTLWFDIFKNIDKIKQVECPVLVIHGTADDIVDFSHGKRLWELAKEKYEPLWVKGGGHCNLETYPEYIRHLRKFVNAMEKLARERATKAPQVPPSSMGEVKHNKCLRFGK, encoded by the exons ATGGGGAACGTGACGTCGTcggtggcggcgcggctggcCTTCTTCCCGCCGGAGCCGGCGACGtacgaggtggcggcggcggagggcgggGCCGGGCTGCGGATGACGGGGGTGCTGCCCGACGCCAACGTCGACGTGCACGCGCTGCCCACCAGGGCGGGGACCCGCGTCGTCGCCGCCTTCTGGCGCTACCCCACAGCGCGCCTCACGCTGCTCTACTCCCACGGCAACGCCGCCGACCTCGGCCAGATGCTCGGCCTCTTCATGGAGCTCCGCTCCCACCTCCGCGTCAACATCATGTG CTATGACTATTCAGGATATGGGGCCTCTACAGGAAAA CCATCGGAGTATAACACGTACTACGACATAGAGGCTGTCTATGACTGTTTGAAAAAGGAGTATGGGATAGGGCAAGAGGATCTGATCCTGTATGGGCAATCAGTTGGAAGCGGACCGACGTTGCACTTGGCCTCACGTTTGGATAAACTAAGAGGGGTCGTCCTTCACAGCGGCATTCTGTCAGGCATACGCGTTTTGTATCCAGTGAAAGTGACACTTTGGTTTGATATCTTCAAG AACATCGACAAAATAAAGCAAGTCGAATGTCCAGTGCTGGTTATACAT GGCACGGCGGACGACATCGTCGACTTCTCGCATGGCAAGCGCCTATGGGAGCTAGCGAAGGAGAAGTACGAGCCGCTGTGGGTCAAAGGCGGCGGCCACTGCAACCTGGAGACGTACCCCGAGTACATCCGGCACCTGCGGAAGTTCGTGAACGCGATGGAGAAGCTGGCGAGGGAGCGAGCGACAAAGGCGCCCCAGGTACCGCCGTCGAGCATGGGCGAAGTGAAACACAACAAGTGCTTGAGATTTGGGAAGTGA